A DNA window from Janibacter sp. A1S7 contains the following coding sequences:
- a CDS encoding NADH-quinone oxidoreductase subunit M: protein MDNMPWLSLLIVVPLLGAGVVAVLPSRSAALAKPIALGVSLLTLLLGIVATATSFTRGASEQFQMVEQHEWIPQLGVSYSLGVDGIAIALILMALVLVPVCLLAAWRDIPEGGPREKAYFAMLLLLLPFMVGVFASTDVFLFYVFFEAMLIPVYFLIGMFGGDNRRGAALKFLLFSLAGGLIMLVGVIALYVQGPGGADGFLVENLTGLEMSTTTGRWLFIAFFIAFAVKAPMWPVHTWLPDAAAASKPAVATLLVGVLDKVGTFGMIRFCLQLFPEASQWASPVVVVLAVFSVLYGAILAIGQADMMRLIAFTSISHFGFIVLGIFAFTSASHAGSNLYMVNHGFATAALFLLAGMLIVRRGSQRIDDYGGWQRVTPVLAGLFLLAGLASLSLPGLSPFVSEFLVIAGTWGRHPVATAFAVWAVVLAALYILLMYKRIFTGPPPVIGEPDEGGGAPAPAHVEYVRADLDAGRPASRLPAAVADLGLREKVVMAPIVASLVLLGFFPAPVLDTLNPAVERTLEIVGVSDVAPTAPSGPADASSTSGSDN from the coding sequence ATGGACAACATGCCCTGGCTCTCCCTGCTGATCGTCGTGCCGCTCCTCGGCGCGGGCGTGGTCGCGGTCCTGCCCTCGCGCAGCGCCGCGCTGGCCAAGCCGATCGCTCTCGGAGTCTCCCTGCTCACCCTGCTGCTGGGGATCGTCGCGACGGCGACGAGCTTCACCCGGGGTGCGAGCGAGCAGTTCCAGATGGTCGAGCAGCACGAGTGGATCCCGCAGCTCGGGGTCAGCTACTCGCTCGGTGTCGACGGCATCGCCATCGCGCTGATCCTCATGGCGCTCGTGCTCGTGCCCGTCTGCCTGCTCGCCGCCTGGCGGGACATCCCCGAGGGCGGCCCGCGGGAGAAGGCCTACTTCGCGATGCTCCTGCTGCTGCTGCCCTTCATGGTCGGTGTCTTCGCGTCGACGGACGTGTTCCTCTTCTACGTCTTCTTCGAGGCGATGCTCATCCCGGTCTACTTCCTCATCGGGATGTTCGGCGGGGACAACCGTCGCGGTGCGGCACTGAAGTTCCTGCTCTTCAGCCTCGCCGGCGGACTGATCATGCTCGTCGGTGTCATCGCCCTCTACGTCCAGGGTCCCGGGGGTGCCGACGGCTTCCTCGTCGAGAACCTCACCGGCCTGGAGATGAGCACGACCACCGGCCGTTGGCTGTTCATCGCCTTCTTCATCGCCTTCGCGGTGAAGGCCCCGATGTGGCCGGTCCACACCTGGCTCCCGGACGCGGCCGCCGCGTCCAAGCCGGCGGTGGCGACGCTGCTCGTCGGGGTGCTCGACAAGGTCGGCACGTTCGGCATGATCCGCTTCTGCCTCCAGCTCTTCCCGGAGGCCAGCCAGTGGGCCAGCCCGGTGGTCGTCGTCCTCGCGGTCTTCTCGGTGCTCTACGGTGCGATCCTGGCCATCGGTCAGGCGGACATGATGCGCCTGATCGCCTTCACCTCGATCAGCCACTTCGGCTTCATCGTGCTGGGCATCTTCGCCTTCACGTCGGCCTCCCACGCCGGCAGCAACCTGTACATGGTCAACCACGGCTTCGCGACGGCCGCGCTCTTCCTCCTGGCGGGGATGCTCATCGTGCGCCGCGGCAGTCAACGCATCGACGACTACGGCGGCTGGCAGCGGGTCACCCCGGTGCTCGCCGGGCTGTTCCTGCTCGCCGGGCTGGCGAGCCTGTCGCTGCCGGGTCTGTCCCCCTTCGTCTCCGAGTTCCTCGTCATCGCGGGCACGTGGGGACGCCACCCGGTCGCGACCGCCTTCGCGGTGTGGGCCGTGGTCCTGGCGGCCCTGTACATCCTGTTGATGTACAAGCGGATCTTCACCGGTCCGCCACCGGTCATCGGCGAGCCGGACGAAGGGGGCGGGGCGCCGGCACCCGCGCACGTGGAGTACGTGCGCGCGGACCTCGACGCCGGTCGGCCTGCCAGTCGTCTGCCCGCGGCGGTGGCGGACCTCGGCCTGCGGGAGAAGGTCGTCATGGCCCCGATCGTGGCCTCGCTGGTCCTGCTCGGGTTCTTCCCGGCGCCGGTGCTGGACACGCTCAACCCCGCCGTCGAGCGCACCCTCGAGATCGTCGGTGTCTCAGACGTGGCCCCGACCGCACCCTCTGGGCCGGCCGACGCCAGCTCGACCTCCGGGAGTGACAACTGA
- the nuoN gene encoding NADH-quinone oxidoreductase subunit NuoN yields MPFVLPTAFDAPQISYWALSPMIVLLVGGFVGVLVEAFVPRPRRHLTQVVVALATVVLSFAALVLMTGDQIGVTVGGTVAVDEPTRFFQGTLLVLGLLGLLVMADRLGGETADAFTPMGAASPGSNLEAQAARKGWSTTEVFPLTLFALAGMLLFPASNDLLTMFVALEVLSLPLYLMSGLARRRRLLSQEAALKYFLLGAFSSGFFLFGAALLYGYAGSLHLADIAEATSTSNGNFEGLLLPGVAMVIIGLLFKVGAVPFHSWTPDVYQGAPSPVTGFMAAATKAAAFGALVRLLYVGMETTRWEWRMGVVVIAALTMIVGAVLSVTQTDIKRLLAYSAISHAGFILVALIAFDVTAITGVLFYVVSYGISTIAVFAIVHLVREREAEATHLSQWAGLGRRHPWISAAFALLMLAFAGIPLTSGFTAKVAAFMPALEYGGLSGTVLVVIGVLASAVTAFVYVRLIVLMYFTEPTGDVVIATPATMSLVVITTGVVVTIVLGVYPGPLLELAEQSSVLITR; encoded by the coding sequence ATGCCCTTCGTCCTGCCCACCGCCTTCGACGCGCCCCAGATCAGCTACTGGGCGCTGTCGCCGATGATCGTGCTCCTCGTGGGGGGCTTCGTCGGAGTGCTCGTCGAGGCCTTCGTGCCCCGCCCGAGGCGTCACCTGACGCAGGTGGTCGTCGCGCTGGCCACGGTCGTGCTGTCGTTCGCCGCCCTCGTGCTGATGACCGGTGACCAGATCGGGGTGACCGTCGGCGGCACCGTCGCCGTCGACGAGCCGACCCGCTTCTTCCAGGGCACGTTGCTGGTGCTGGGTCTGCTCGGGCTGCTGGTCATGGCCGATCGTCTCGGTGGGGAGACCGCCGACGCCTTCACCCCGATGGGTGCGGCGAGTCCGGGGTCCAACCTCGAGGCACAGGCCGCCCGCAAGGGATGGTCGACCACCGAGGTGTTCCCGCTGACGCTCTTCGCGCTGGCAGGCATGCTGCTCTTCCCCGCGTCGAACGACCTGCTGACGATGTTCGTCGCGCTCGAGGTCCTGTCGCTGCCGCTCTACCTGATGTCGGGTCTGGCCCGGCGTCGTCGTCTGCTCTCGCAGGAAGCGGCGCTGAAGTACTTCCTGCTCGGCGCCTTCTCCTCCGGCTTCTTCCTCTTCGGCGCGGCGCTGCTCTACGGCTACGCCGGGTCGCTGCACCTGGCCGACATCGCCGAGGCGACCAGCACCTCGAACGGCAACTTCGAGGGTCTGCTGCTGCCGGGCGTCGCCATGGTCATCATCGGCCTGCTGTTCAAGGTCGGCGCCGTCCCGTTCCACTCGTGGACCCCGGACGTGTACCAGGGCGCGCCCAGCCCCGTCACCGGTTTCATGGCCGCCGCGACCAAGGCCGCTGCCTTCGGCGCGCTGGTGCGGCTGCTCTACGTCGGGATGGAGACCACCCGGTGGGAGTGGCGCATGGGCGTGGTCGTCATCGCCGCCCTGACCATGATCGTGGGCGCGGTGCTGTCGGTGACCCAGACGGACATCAAGCGACTGCTCGCCTACTCGGCGATCTCGCACGCCGGCTTCATCCTGGTGGCCCTGATCGCCTTCGACGTCACGGCCATCACCGGTGTGCTCTTCTACGTCGTCTCCTACGGCATCTCGACCATCGCGGTCTTCGCCATCGTCCACCTCGTCCGGGAGCGTGAGGCCGAGGCGACCCACTTGTCCCAGTGGGCGGGGCTGGGACGTCGGCACCCGTGGATCTCGGCGGCCTTCGCCCTGCTGATGCTCGCCTTCGCCGGCATCCCGCTGACCTCCGGATTCACGGCCAAGGTCGCCGCGTTCATGCCCGCCCTGGAGTACGGCGGCCTGTCCGGGACGGTGCTCGTGGTCATCGGTGTGCTGGCCTCGGCCGTGACGGCCTTCGTCTACGTGCGTCTGATCGTGCTGATGTACTTCACCGAGCCCACGGGCGATGTGGTGATCGCGACGCCGGCCACGATGTCGCTCGTGGTCATCACGACCGGAGTCGTCGTGACCATCGTCCTGGGCGTCTACCCCGGCCCGCTGCTCGAGCTCGCCGAGCAGTCCAGCGTCCTCATCACGCGATGA
- a CDS encoding polyprenyl synthetase family protein has translation MTDETSTTPPLLALPQASDELSARLTVGLEQVERMIIDRAQNESDFITEANLHLAKAGGKRFRPVLTMLVAELGDGIDDKVVAAAAGVELTHLASLYHDDVMDEADLRRGAPSANALYGNSTAILIGDLLFGTASDIIADLGADAVRIQARTFIRLCSGQIRDDRPCPGGQDPREYYRGILADKTGVLVATAARYGAMYGGCSDDVIAAVTEYGERLGVAFQLADDLLDIASESGETGKTPGTDLREGKRTLPVLNVLASTDRADAELQDLLRSDLKDQDRLDRALELLRAHPAMVQAREETLAVGRRAVEALAPLPDGDAKSALIALMDGVVHRVG, from the coding sequence ATGACGGACGAGACCAGCACGACACCACCCCTCCTCGCGCTCCCGCAGGCGAGCGACGAGCTGAGCGCTCGTCTCACGGTCGGTCTGGAGCAGGTCGAGCGGATGATCATCGATCGTGCGCAGAACGAGAGCGACTTCATCACCGAGGCGAACCTGCACCTCGCGAAGGCGGGAGGCAAGCGCTTCCGTCCCGTGCTGACGATGCTCGTCGCCGAGCTGGGTGACGGGATCGACGACAAGGTCGTTGCGGCGGCCGCGGGCGTCGAGCTCACCCACCTGGCCAGCCTGTACCACGACGACGTCATGGACGAGGCCGACCTGCGTCGGGGGGCGCCGAGCGCGAACGCGCTGTACGGCAACTCGACGGCGATCCTCATCGGTGACCTCCTCTTCGGCACGGCGTCGGACATCATCGCCGACCTCGGTGCCGACGCCGTGCGGATCCAGGCACGGACCTTCATCCGGTTGTGCTCCGGGCAGATCCGTGATGATCGTCCCTGTCCCGGGGGCCAGGACCCTCGTGAGTACTACCGCGGGATCCTCGCCGACAAGACCGGGGTCCTCGTCGCCACAGCCGCCCGCTACGGCGCGATGTACGGCGGCTGCTCGGACGACGTCATCGCCGCCGTGACCGAGTACGGCGAGCGGCTCGGAGTGGCCTTCCAGCTGGCGGACGACCTCCTCGACATCGCGAGCGAGTCGGGGGAGACCGGCAAGACGCCGGGTACCGACCTGCGCGAGGGCAAACGCACCCTCCCGGTGCTCAACGTCCTCGCGTCCACGGACCGGGCCGATGCGGAGTTGCAGGACCTCCTGCGCTCGGACCTGAAGGACCAGGACCGGCTCGATCGGGCCCTGGAGCTGCTGCGTGCCCACCCCGCGATGGTGCAGGCCCGCGAGGAGACCCTCGCGGTCGGCCGTAGGGCCGTCGAGGCCCTCGCACCGCTGCCGGACGGCGACGCGAAGTCGGCGCTGATCGCCCTCATGGACGGCGTCGTCCACCGCGTGGGCTGA
- the rarD gene encoding EamA family transporter RarD, whose translation MTRERHGLGVVAAWLAYGIWGLFPLYFHALRPAGADEILAHRILWTLVLCAFVLVLRHELFDLLRQLRGRLALGVGIAAYLIGINWFVYVYAVGTGRTNEAALGYFLNPIVTVALGVLVLGERLRPLQWVAVGIGALAALYLTFAGGGLPWISLVLACSFGGYGLTKKRLGATLPALSSLSAETIFLAPPALGLVWWLSATGESTFTSEGTWHLLLLVSAGVVTAIPLLLFAEAARRIPLVTIGLIQFITPVLQLIVSVTILREQLSTARWVGFAIVWVALIFLSIDSLATARRRRRPPADEVELLEPVEPL comes from the coding sequence GTGACTCGTGAACGCCACGGGCTCGGCGTCGTGGCCGCCTGGCTCGCCTATGGCATCTGGGGACTCTTCCCGCTGTACTTCCACGCCCTGCGTCCCGCGGGCGCGGACGAGATCCTCGCCCACCGGATCCTGTGGACGCTCGTCCTGTGCGCCTTCGTCCTCGTGCTGCGCCATGAGTTGTTCGACCTGCTGCGACAGCTGCGCGGTCGGCTGGCGCTCGGGGTCGGGATCGCGGCGTACCTGATCGGCATCAACTGGTTCGTCTACGTCTACGCCGTCGGGACCGGACGCACGAACGAGGCGGCCCTGGGCTACTTCCTCAACCCGATCGTCACCGTCGCACTCGGGGTGCTCGTCCTGGGCGAACGGTTGCGGCCGCTCCAGTGGGTCGCCGTGGGGATCGGCGCACTGGCAGCTCTCTACCTCACCTTCGCCGGGGGTGGGCTGCCGTGGATCTCTCTCGTGCTCGCCTGCTCCTTCGGCGGGTACGGCCTGACCAAGAAGCGCCTCGGGGCGACCCTCCCGGCGCTCAGCTCGTTGTCGGCGGAGACGATCTTCCTCGCTCCTCCCGCGCTGGGCCTGGTGTGGTGGCTGTCTGCGACCGGCGAGTCGACCTTCACCAGCGAGGGCACATGGCACCTGCTGCTGCTCGTCTCGGCCGGCGTCGTCACCGCGATACCGCTGCTGCTCTTCGCCGAGGCGGCTCGACGGATCCCACTCGTGACGATCGGGCTGATCCAGTTCATCACGCCCGTGCTGCAGCTGATCGTCAGCGTGACGATCCTGCGGGAGCAACTGAGCACGGCGCGGTGGGTCGGCTTCGCCATCGTCTGGGTCGCGCTGATCTTCCTCAGCATCGACTCGCTGGCCACCGCCCGCCGCCGTCGTCGTCCACCGGCGGACGAGGTCGAGCTCCTGGAGCCGGTCGAACCGCTGTAA
- a CDS encoding alanine racemase — protein sequence MNRVTAWEHATRGRTAPFAVVDLDAFDANAADLTRRAAGRPIRVASKSIRVRHLLERALGLEGFAGVMSYSLPEALWLAGTGAKDLFVAYPTTDRDALGRLARDEQALEEVAIAVDSVEHVDVLRRWLPAGTPVRVVIDVDASLRVGPAHLGVRRSPIRSPRRAAAVATAAHRAGLRVVGLMFYDAQIAGLPDSSAAVRFVKARSDASLHRRRGAVRTAVEEAVGPLRIVNGGGTGSLEVTGADPALTELAAGSGLVGPTLFDGYDAFSPQPAVAFALPVVRRPAKNIVTVFSGGYVASGVAGASRVPSVFHPQGLDLIGAEGVGEVQTPLRGKAARDLALGDRVWFRHAKAGELAERFDEYVVVRGGEVVDVVPTYRGERKNFG from the coding sequence ATGAACCGAGTCACTGCCTGGGAACACGCGACGCGGGGGCGGACCGCCCCCTTCGCCGTCGTCGATCTCGACGCCTTCGACGCCAATGCGGCCGACCTCACCCGACGCGCCGCCGGGCGACCGATCCGGGTGGCGAGCAAGTCGATCCGGGTGCGACACCTGCTGGAGCGGGCGCTGGGGCTCGAGGGTTTCGCCGGCGTGATGTCTTACTCCTTGCCCGAGGCGCTGTGGTTGGCCGGGACCGGGGCGAAGGACCTCTTCGTGGCCTATCCGACGACCGACCGCGACGCCCTCGGCAGACTGGCCCGGGACGAGCAGGCGCTCGAGGAGGTCGCGATCGCCGTGGACTCCGTCGAGCACGTCGACGTCCTGCGGCGATGGCTGCCCGCCGGCACCCCGGTGCGCGTCGTCATCGACGTCGACGCCTCGCTACGGGTGGGCCCCGCGCACCTGGGCGTGCGCCGCAGCCCGATCCGCTCCCCGCGGCGAGCGGCCGCCGTCGCCACGGCTGCTCACCGGGCGGGGCTGCGGGTCGTGGGGCTGATGTTCTACGACGCCCAGATCGCCGGGCTGCCGGACAGCTCGGCTGCGGTGCGCTTCGTCAAGGCGCGCAGCGACGCCTCCCTGCACCGGCGACGCGGCGCGGTGCGCACGGCTGTGGAGGAGGCGGTCGGCCCCCTTCGCATCGTCAACGGCGGTGGTACCGGATCGCTCGAGGTGACCGGCGCGGACCCCGCCCTGACCGAGCTCGCCGCCGGATCCGGCCTGGTCGGGCCGACGCTCTTCGACGGCTACGACGCCTTCAGCCCGCAGCCGGCGGTGGCCTTCGCGCTGCCCGTCGTCCGGCGCCCGGCGAAGAACATCGTCACCGTCTTCTCCGGCGGGTACGTCGCCTCCGGCGTCGCGGGGGCGAGCCGGGTGCCGTCCGTGTTCCATCCGCAGGGCCTGGACCTGATCGGGGCCGAGGGCGTCGGCGAGGTGCAGACACCCTTGCGCGGCAAGGCTGCTCGCGACCTCGCCCTCGGTGACCGCGTGTGGTTCCGGCACGCCAAGGCGGGGGAGCTGGCCGAACGGTTCGACGAGTACGTGGTGGTGCGCGGTGGCGAGGTCGTCGACGTCGTGCCCACCTACCGCGGTGAGAGGAAGAACTTCGGATGA
- a CDS encoding D-arabinono-1,4-lactone oxidase: MSATWTNWAGTVTASPEVLRPRTPEALAETVRDAAARGRRVKPVGSSHSFTAVAQPADLQLSLEHLTGIVSADRETGRVRVLAGTPLRLLNQALDLLGLAMPNLGDIDAQTISGALSTGTHGTGATLPGLSAGIAGLRLVTPDGSSRWIDASDPELFGAARLGLGALGVITELELACLPAYRLRAVERPDSLDTVLPRIQELFDAHRHFEMYWFPGTRRVQTKANDLVDDSVDEPLAPWRRRLDDEFLSNTVFGAANRLLTGVPRAVLPFNEIAARVLTERTYTGPSHEVFCTPRTVRFLESEYAVPREAVADVLTDLAAWVERRREPVSFPVEVRVAAPDDIWLSTGYERANAYIAVHQYHRADHREYFAAFEDIAAAHAGRPHWGKMHRLGADELAGLYPRMTDFRAVRDRLDPDRVLANDYLTRVLGA, encoded by the coding sequence ATGAGCGCAACGTGGACCAACTGGGCGGGTACCGTCACGGCATCCCCGGAGGTGCTGCGCCCCCGCACCCCGGAGGCGCTCGCGGAGACCGTGCGGGATGCCGCCGCGCGCGGGCGACGGGTCAAGCCCGTCGGCAGCAGCCACTCGTTCACGGCCGTCGCGCAGCCCGCAGACCTGCAGCTGAGCCTCGAGCACCTGACCGGGATCGTCTCGGCCGACCGGGAGACCGGCCGCGTCCGGGTCCTGGCGGGGACCCCCCTTCGCCTCCTGAACCAGGCCCTTGACCTGCTCGGTCTGGCCATGCCCAACCTCGGCGACATCGATGCCCAGACCATCTCGGGCGCGTTGTCCACCGGTACCCACGGCACCGGGGCGACGCTGCCCGGCCTCTCCGCCGGCATCGCCGGTCTGCGACTGGTCACCCCGGACGGGAGTAGTCGGTGGATCGACGCGTCCGACCCCGAGCTCTTCGGCGCCGCTCGCCTGGGCCTCGGTGCGCTGGGAGTGATCACCGAGCTGGAGCTGGCCTGCCTGCCCGCCTACCGGCTGCGCGCCGTCGAGCGTCCCGACTCCCTCGACACCGTGCTCCCGCGGATCCAGGAGCTGTTCGATGCGCACCGGCACTTCGAGATGTACTGGTTCCCCGGTACCCGACGGGTGCAGACCAAGGCCAACGACCTCGTCGATGACTCGGTCGACGAGCCGTTGGCGCCCTGGCGTCGCCGTCTGGACGACGAGTTCCTGTCCAACACCGTCTTCGGCGCGGCCAACCGACTGCTGACCGGTGTCCCGCGAGCGGTCCTGCCCTTCAACGAGATCGCGGCCCGGGTGCTCACCGAGCGCACGTACACCGGGCCCTCGCACGAGGTCTTCTGCACACCCCGCACCGTGCGCTTCCTCGAGTCCGAGTACGCCGTGCCCAGGGAGGCCGTGGCGGACGTGCTCACCGACCTCGCGGCCTGGGTCGAGCGGCGACGGGAGCCGGTGTCCTTCCCCGTCGAGGTGCGGGTCGCTGCACCGGACGACATCTGGCTGTCGACGGGCTACGAGCGGGCGAATGCCTACATCGCCGTCCACCAGTACCACCGGGCCGACCACCGGGAGTACTTCGCGGCCTTCGAGGACATCGCCGCCGCCCACGCGGGTCGGCCTCACTGGGGCAAGATGCACCGGCTCGGGGCCGATGAGCTGGCCGGGCTCTACCCGAGGATGACCGACTTCCGCGCGGTGCGTGACCGGCTCGACCCGGACCGGGTCCTCGCCAACGACTACCTGACCCGAGTCCTCGGCGCCTGA
- a CDS encoding 2-oxoacid:ferredoxin oxidoreductase subunit beta, whose amino-acid sequence MTMDLGIPTVASGTAGVPAAADGETQTRKDFASDQEVRWCPGCGDYAVLAAVQGFLPELGLRKENITFVSGIGCSSRFPYYLDTYGMHSIHGRAPAIATGLATSREDLSVWVVTGDGDALSIGGNHLIHAMRRNVNMTILLFNNRIYGLTKGQYSPTSQSGLVTKSSPMGSVDAPFNPVSLALGAEATFVARTMDSDRKHLTEVLKQAAAHRGTSLVEIYQNCPIFNDGAFELIKDVEQKKARLVHLVDGEPVTIGDEGEREALVRGEGGSVTFLPEGEVSSRGLADQVVVHDVSLSDPSQAFSISRLDSESMTHVPMGVFRSVDRPTYDDQTRAQVDSAIDLAGGPAGDADLQELLYGNDTWTVE is encoded by the coding sequence ATGACCATGGATCTCGGTATCCCCACCGTCGCCTCCGGCACAGCAGGCGTCCCCGCAGCCGCTGACGGCGAGACACAGACCCGCAAGGACTTCGCGTCCGACCAGGAGGTGCGTTGGTGCCCGGGCTGCGGTGACTACGCGGTCCTCGCCGCCGTGCAGGGCTTCCTGCCCGAGCTCGGGTTGCGCAAGGAGAACATCACCTTCGTCTCCGGGATCGGCTGCTCGTCGCGCTTCCCGTACTACCTCGACACCTATGGCATGCACTCCATCCACGGGCGCGCGCCGGCGATCGCAACGGGCCTGGCGACCAGCCGCGAGGACCTGTCGGTGTGGGTCGTCACCGGCGATGGCGATGCGCTGTCGATCGGTGGCAACCACCTCATCCACGCGATGCGCCGCAACGTCAACATGACGATCCTGCTCTTCAACAACCGGATCTACGGACTGACCAAGGGCCAGTACAGCCCGACGTCGCAGTCCGGTCTGGTGACCAAGTCCTCGCCGATGGGCAGCGTCGACGCCCCCTTCAACCCGGTCTCCCTCGCCCTGGGCGCCGAGGCGACCTTCGTCGCGCGCACGATGGACTCCGACCGCAAGCACCTGACCGAGGTGCTCAAGCAGGCCGCGGCCCACCGCGGGACATCGCTGGTGGAGATCTACCAGAACTGCCCGATCTTCAACGACGGCGCCTTCGAGCTGATCAAGGACGTCGAGCAGAAGAAGGCCCGCCTGGTCCACCTCGTCGACGGCGAGCCGGTCACCATCGGCGACGAGGGCGAGCGCGAGGCGCTCGTGCGTGGCGAAGGGGGCTCGGTCACCTTCCTCCCCGAGGGCGAGGTGTCCTCGCGGGGCCTGGCCGATCAGGTCGTCGTCCACGACGTGAGCCTGTCCGACCCCAGCCAGGCCTTCTCGATCAGCCGTCTGGACTCGGAGTCGATGACCCACGTACCGATGGGGGTCTTCCGCTCGGTCGACCGCCCGACCTACGACGACCAGACCCGTGCGCAGGTCGATTCCGCGATCGACCTCGCCGGTGGCCCCGCGGGTGACGCGGACCTGCAGGAGCTGCTCTACGGGAACGACACCTGGACCGTCGAGTAG
- a CDS encoding 2-oxoacid:acceptor oxidoreductase subunit alpha — translation MSTSTPTETRDRVIIRFAGDSGDGMQLTGDRFTADSAALGNDLSTLPNFPAEIRAPQGTMAGVSSFQLHFASWDILTPGDAPDVLVAMNPAALKANLADVPRGATIIVNTDEFTTRNLKKVGWASSPVDDGTLESWHVHPLPLTSITVEALAEFDSLTRKEKGRAKNMFALGLLSWMYSRPITATEDFLTSKFGAKPDILAANLAALRAGWNYGETTEDFAVPVTVEAAPTPPGTYRNVTGNTALALGLVSGAHRAGRPLVLGSYPITPASDVLHALSGFKRHGVTTIQAEDEIAAIGMALGASFGGSIGVTTTSGPGVALKSETIGLAVSLELPLVIVDVQRGGPSTGLPTKTEQSDLLQAMFGRNGESPVPIVAPQTSADCFSAALEAVRIATTYRTPVFLLSDGYLANGSEPWQVPAVEDLPRFPVQLATETNGEDDKGNAVFHPYVRDEETLARAWAVPGTAGLEHRVGGIEKDSKTGNISYDPDNHDLMVRTRAAKVAKVADAIGDLEVDDPTGDATVLVLGWGSTYGPNLAAVRRLRTRGESVAHAHLRHLNPFPANTGEALRRYERVIVPEMNLGQLAMLLRAEFLVDVRSHTSVRGLPFKVADLVEVIDAALQEVRA, via the coding sequence ATGAGCACCAGCACGCCGACCGAGACCAGGGACCGCGTCATCATCCGCTTCGCCGGCGACTCCGGCGACGGCATGCAACTGACCGGCGACCGGTTCACGGCAGACAGCGCGGCCCTGGGCAACGACCTGTCCACGCTGCCGAACTTCCCGGCCGAGATCCGCGCCCCCCAGGGCACGATGGCCGGGGTGAGCTCCTTCCAGCTGCACTTCGCCAGCTGGGACATCCTCACTCCCGGCGACGCCCCCGACGTCCTGGTCGCGATGAACCCCGCAGCGTTGAAGGCCAACCTCGCCGACGTCCCGCGCGGCGCGACGATCATCGTCAACACCGACGAGTTCACCACCCGGAACCTGAAGAAGGTCGGGTGGGCGAGCAGCCCTGTCGACGACGGCACCCTCGAGTCCTGGCACGTGCACCCCCTGCCGCTCACCTCGATCACCGTCGAGGCGCTCGCCGAGTTCGACTCCCTGACCCGCAAGGAGAAGGGGCGAGCGAAGAACATGTTCGCCCTGGGGCTGCTGTCGTGGATGTACTCCCGACCGATCACGGCCACGGAGGACTTCCTGACCAGCAAGTTCGGCGCCAAGCCGGACATCCTCGCCGCCAACCTCGCGGCCCTGCGCGCGGGGTGGAACTACGGCGAGACCACCGAGGACTTCGCCGTCCCGGTGACGGTCGAGGCGGCACCGACCCCCCCGGGCACCTACCGCAACGTCACCGGCAACACCGCGCTGGCCCTCGGACTGGTCAGCGGCGCGCACCGGGCGGGCCGTCCGCTCGTGCTCGGCTCCTACCCGATCACCCCGGCCAGCGACGTCCTGCACGCCCTGTCCGGGTTCAAGCGCCACGGCGTGACGACCATCCAGGCCGAGGACGAGATCGCGGCCATCGGCATGGCCCTGGGCGCCTCCTTCGGCGGGTCGATCGGCGTGACGACGACCTCCGGCCCCGGAGTCGCACTGAAGTCCGAGACCATCGGCCTGGCCGTCAGCCTCGAGCTGCCACTGGTCATCGTCGACGTCCAGCGAGGCGGCCCCAGCACCGGCCTACCGACCAAGACCGAGCAGTCCGACCTGCTGCAGGCGATGTTCGGGCGCAATGGCGAGTCCCCGGTGCCGATCGTCGCCCCACAGACATCCGCCGACTGCTTCTCCGCGGCACTGGAGGCGGTGCGCATCGCCACGACCTACCGCACCCCGGTCTTCCTGCTCTCCGACGGCTACCTGGCCAACGGCTCCGAGCCGTGGCAGGTGCCCGCTGTCGAGGACCTCCCACGTTTTCCCGTCCAGCTGGCCACCGAGACCAACGGCGAGGACGACAAGGGCAACGCCGTCTTCCACCCCTACGTCCGCGACGAGGAGACCCTCGCCCGGGCGTGGGCCGTGCCCGGCACCGCCGGCCTCGAGCACCGCGTCGGTGGCATCGAGAAGGACTCGAAGACCGGCAACATCTCCTACGACCCGGACAACCACGACCTGATGGTGCGCACGCGTGCCGCCAAGGTCGCCAAGGTCGCCGATGCGATCGGTGACCTCGAGGTCGACGACCCGACCGGGGACGCCACGGTCCTCGTCCTGGGCTGGGGCTCGACCTACGGACCCAACCTCGCGGCCGTGCGGCGACTGCGCACCCGCGGCGAGTCCGTCGCCCACGCGCACCTGCGCCACCTCAACCCCTTCCCCGCCAACACCGGCGAGGCCCTGCGACGCTACGAGCGCGTCATCGTGCCGGAGATGAACCTCGGCCAGCTGGCGATGCTCCTGCGCGCGGAGTTCCTCGTCGACGTCCGTTCCCACACCTCGGTGCGCGGCCTTCCCTTCAAGGTCGCCGATCTCGTCGAAGTCATCGACGCAGCCCTCCAGGAGGTTCGAGCATGA